In Cystobacter ferrugineus, the following proteins share a genomic window:
- a CDS encoding sensor histidine kinase: MRLYQQLVLFMLAATVLPLVAVGFSLLSEAESELTRRIVSEQGLIAETTAEALSGELMKTAEALGRSAGLIDWEHVTPAEFEGGLRLLYGQSYAVSAVLVVDAEGKPQGAPLFQAEGKNDHPDFEPTAALALAQAVPVRSLRLASRGQVFLGGVYAHRPSGQAAMAMAVKLADGENSSFALAEVVFSELESLLSRRARPELGRIELVEVPARRILLSSQPGRRMQTLEPALASPLEAGGTAGRSFRVEPLALRVSTARVPQVPDFAVVVSLDEASALTPVRAMRRTVLLFILGAFAVLLGVGALFTRRLNRRLARVVSGAEAFSRGELHQRVQVDGDDELSDLASTFNAMGGELERARERLLRWNDDLKVRVDEATAELKTAQSQLLEAQKLAAVGQLGAGVAHEINNPLAGILGNTQLMMLERGEKDPDFETLRKIEQSAKRCKDITQNLLRFSQQRARPEFRPVDLGVVLRDALSLTENQVQAEGIQLSLELASPPVRVRADPGHLSQVVLALVSNARTAMMKSEQRRLTLRTGERDGQGFFEVEDTGKGIAPEHRSRVFEPFFTTKDVWSNVGLGLSVAWRVVSEAGGTIELRTEVGQGTCFTVWLPKA, from the coding sequence GTCGGAAGCCGAGTCGGAGCTGACCCGCCGCATCGTCTCCGAGCAGGGCCTCATCGCCGAGACCACCGCCGAGGCCCTCTCCGGAGAGCTGATGAAGACGGCGGAGGCGCTCGGACGTTCGGCGGGACTCATCGACTGGGAGCACGTCACCCCCGCGGAGTTCGAGGGTGGGCTGAGGCTGCTCTACGGGCAGTCCTACGCGGTGAGCGCGGTGCTGGTGGTCGACGCGGAGGGCAAACCCCAGGGGGCGCCGCTCTTCCAGGCGGAGGGAAAGAACGATCATCCGGACTTCGAGCCCACCGCGGCGCTGGCGCTCGCCCAGGCCGTGCCGGTGCGCTCGCTGCGCCTGGCGAGCCGGGGCCAGGTCTTCCTGGGCGGTGTCTACGCGCACCGGCCCTCCGGTCAGGCGGCGATGGCCATGGCGGTGAAGCTCGCCGATGGTGAGAACTCCTCCTTCGCGCTCGCCGAGGTCGTCTTCTCCGAGCTGGAGTCGCTCCTGTCGCGGCGCGCGCGGCCCGAGCTCGGACGGATCGAGCTGGTGGAGGTGCCGGCCAGACGCATCCTGCTCAGCTCCCAGCCCGGACGGCGCATGCAGACGTTGGAGCCGGCGCTGGCCTCGCCATTGGAGGCGGGCGGCACGGCGGGACGGAGCTTCCGGGTGGAGCCGCTCGCCCTGAGGGTGAGCACCGCGCGGGTGCCCCAGGTGCCCGACTTCGCGGTGGTGGTGTCCCTGGACGAGGCGTCCGCGCTGACGCCGGTGCGCGCCATGCGCCGCACGGTGCTGCTGTTCATCCTGGGGGCCTTCGCGGTGCTGCTCGGCGTGGGGGCGCTCTTCACCCGCCGGCTCAACCGCCGGCTGGCCCGCGTGGTGTCCGGCGCCGAGGCGTTCAGCCGGGGCGAGCTGCACCAGCGCGTCCAGGTGGACGGTGATGACGAGCTGAGCGATCTGGCCTCCACCTTCAATGCCATGGGCGGCGAGCTGGAGCGCGCCCGGGAGCGGTTGCTGCGCTGGAACGACGATCTCAAGGTCCGCGTGGACGAGGCCACCGCGGAGTTGAAGACGGCGCAGAGCCAGTTGCTCGAGGCGCAGAAGCTCGCGGCGGTGGGCCAGCTCGGCGCTGGCGTGGCGCATGAGATCAACAACCCCCTGGCCGGCATCCTCGGCAACACGCAGTTGATGATGCTCGAGCGCGGCGAGAAGGACCCGGACTTCGAGACGCTGCGCAAGATCGAGCAGAGCGCCAAGCGGTGCAAGGACATCACCCAGAACCTGCTGCGCTTCTCCCAGCAACGCGCGCGGCCCGAGTTCCGCCCGGTGGACCTGGGGGTCGTGCTGCGCGACGCGCTCTCGCTCACGGAGAACCAGGTTCAAGCGGAGGGCATCCAGCTCTCCCTGGAGCTGGCGAGCCCGCCCGTGCGGGTGCGGGCGGATCCAGGGCACCTGTCGCAGGTGGTGCTGGCGCTGGTGTCCAACGCGCGCACGGCGATGATGAAGTCCGAGCAGCGCCGGCTCACGTTGCGCACCGGGGAGCGCGACGGGCAGGGCTTCTTCGAGGTGGAGGACACGGGCAAGGGGATTGCTCCGGAGCACCGCTCGCGCGTCTTCGAGCCCTTCTTCACCACCAAGGACGTGTGGAGCAACGTGGGCCTGGGCCTGTCCGTCGCCTGGCGGGTGGTCAGCGAGGCGGGAGGCACCATCGAGCTGCGCACGGAAGTAGGGCAGGGCACCTGCTTCACCGTGTGGCTGCCGAAGGCGTGA